From candidate division KSB1 bacterium, the proteins below share one genomic window:
- a CDS encoding asparagine synthase-related protein, translating into MPGIYGVVTEDIEEVVKPLEPAIRRLLTHGEGYRAAHYAEAGVLLGHVALEKGDEHLAIAQEDEKTIVLDGVIYDGESVGLSGPAAGAAAAQQVSRLVGEMGMSMVARLNGSFVGCLWNRRERELVLFNDRYGLRPLYYCHVPGKGLAFAPDVKALRPIPWVPFRPSEEGVVEFLEFRQLLDDRTLFDGIRLFPPGCIARWKNGRLHLERYWDYRPQPAQMSLQEAVHRFHCLMQQAVRRQLKTSRPVGLLLSGGLDSRSVLAPAVPVAPHLRTYTYGTPRAADVRLAKRLASACGVFHRLILQEPTFLEKVGEEGVWITEGMLPCERFQAFDAYPTILADGTEVLLSGVSGDLLTGCYLKPRFLEARAKTSLEDAIPFLRPQPFAKPERKELLTPRLYARYAEHAEETLRQALERYRDGWTPQQAFDHFRWYQFHRRIVVFAAKLASVHFDVRSPFYDYDLVDFLATVPFELKLGQRFYREWFATFYPDLARIPSPRYGLPIRQPIWPVRAIHKLNPMRNPYFWDGLARGRYWLRKIGLGSLVTLRPVPSGGADYPEWYRGPLRNYVLRLLTAPDARYPEFVQRDTVHRMLREHWEVRHDYHSSKLGLVLTLELWLRRFFQ; encoded by the coding sequence GTGCCCGGAATCTACGGTGTGGTGACAGAGGACATCGAGGAAGTGGTCAAACCGTTGGAGCCCGCCATACGCCGTCTCTTGACGCACGGTGAAGGATACCGAGCGGCTCATTATGCCGAAGCGGGCGTACTTCTTGGCCATGTCGCGTTGGAAAAGGGCGACGAACATCTGGCCATAGCCCAGGAGGACGAGAAAACGATCGTCCTGGATGGGGTGATCTACGATGGGGAGAGCGTAGGTCTGTCGGGCCCGGCCGCAGGAGCTGCAGCGGCGCAGCAAGTGTCGCGGCTCGTCGGCGAAATGGGCATGAGCATGGTGGCTCGCCTCAACGGTTCGTTCGTGGGGTGCCTTTGGAATCGGCGAGAAAGAGAGCTGGTGCTGTTCAACGACCGCTATGGACTGCGACCCCTATACTACTGCCATGTCCCGGGAAAAGGGCTGGCGTTCGCCCCAGACGTCAAGGCGCTGCGCCCCATCCCATGGGTACCCTTTCGTCCGAGCGAGGAGGGAGTGGTCGAGTTTCTTGAGTTTCGCCAGCTCCTGGACGACCGGACATTGTTTGATGGGATTCGCCTATTCCCTCCCGGATGCATTGCCCGTTGGAAAAATGGGCGGCTCCATTTGGAGCGCTACTGGGATTACCGCCCGCAGCCGGCGCAAATGAGCCTTCAGGAGGCCGTTCACCGGTTCCACTGCTTGATGCAGCAGGCGGTCCGAAGACAACTGAAGACTTCTCGTCCGGTAGGCCTGCTGCTTAGTGGGGGCCTCGATTCCCGGTCCGTGCTCGCACCCGCAGTTCCCGTCGCTCCCCACCTCCGTACCTACACCTACGGTACACCGCGCGCAGCCGACGTCCGATTGGCGAAACGATTGGCCTCAGCGTGTGGCGTGTTCCACCGTTTGATTCTCCAGGAACCGACCTTTCTGGAGAAGGTGGGGGAGGAGGGGGTCTGGATTACCGAGGGGATGCTTCCCTGCGAACGCTTCCAGGCCTTCGATGCTTACCCGACAATCCTCGCCGACGGGACGGAGGTACTTCTCTCGGGAGTTTCCGGGGACTTACTCACGGGGTGTTACCTGAAACCACGCTTCCTGGAGGCGAGAGCAAAAACTAGCTTGGAAGATGCGATCCCCTTCCTGCGGCCCCAGCCTTTTGCCAAGCCCGAGCGAAAGGAGCTCCTTACCCCTCGGCTCTACGCTCGGTACGCCGAGCACGCGGAGGAAACGCTCCGTCAGGCCTTAGAGCGCTACCGCGACGGCTGGACACCTCAACAGGCGTTCGACCACTTCCGATGGTACCAATTTCACCGGAGGATCGTCGTCTTTGCCGCCAAACTCGCCTCGGTGCACTTCGACGTCCGGAGTCCTTTCTACGACTACGACCTGGTCGATTTCCTGGCGACCGTGCCTTTTGAGCTGAAGCTGGGGCAACGCTTCTACCGGGAGTGGTTTGCTACCTTTTACCCGGACCTCGCACGTATTCCATCTCCTCGTTACGGCCTTCCGATCCGCCAGCCGATCTGGCCCGTGCGGGCGATCCACAAGCTTAACCCGATGCGTAACCCGTACTTCTGGGATGGCCTGGCCCGAGGGCGGTATTGGCTCCGAAAAATAGGCCTGGGTAGCCTGGTGACCTTGCGGCCGGTGCCGAGTGGAGGTGCCGACTATCCCGAATGGTACCGGGGGCCTCTCCGGAACTACGTGCTGAGGCTTCTGACCGCGCCAGACGCCCGCTACCCGGAATTCGTACAGCGCGATACGGTCCATCGCATGCTCAGGGAGCATTGGGAGGTCCGGCACGACTATCACAGCTCGAAACTCGGGCTCGTGCTCACGCTCGAGCTCTGGTTGCGCAGGTTCTTCCAGTGA
- a CDS encoding lipopolysaccharide biosynthesis protein — translation MTRRGLTDLARHSTVYALGNFLQRAIGFLLIPVYTRLLTPADYGILEILNVSLEVILIFCQFGVGTGLMRALLYQANSRDEQKIAFATAFWFVAFASSLVLSTACLFSRPIANLTTGNPDLSTWFRLIFVAGILQVNASVVLRVYRAELRSVAFCAIQLAAFTIGLVLNIYFLAVLHTGVRGVLFSEIISSAFLFFTSAFFLRDFFTFSFSWPFLRGMLRFGAPFIPAFLSMWVLTGADRYFLQHFSSATEVGLYSLGMRFALILQFLFRTPLDQNWAAVYYPLAKQPGGEREIGKLVAYVYAAGCFLALGIGLFAGPAIRVLASPAFHASQRVVPILLAAVLLNALNLCVSVGVNVAGRSEFTSMIALPAAALNLLLNWWLVPPYGMMGAAAATAFSFAAMVVAHYLVSQRLYRVEYDWGRILKATLALAVPAAIRISVPTPVLPGEIALAVGLLALYPTLLFATGFIGPSEARWLRERIERSAHRLGVALGVRT, via the coding sequence GTGACTCGGCGCGGACTCACAGACCTGGCCAGACACTCGACGGTCTATGCCCTCGGTAACTTTCTGCAGAGGGCCATAGGCTTTCTCCTCATCCCTGTGTACACCCGCCTTCTGACCCCTGCCGATTACGGCATCCTGGAGATTCTGAACGTCTCCCTGGAGGTCATCCTTATTTTCTGCCAGTTTGGGGTCGGGACCGGACTGATGCGGGCGCTGCTTTACCAAGCCAACTCCAGGGACGAGCAAAAGATCGCCTTCGCTACGGCCTTCTGGTTCGTAGCCTTCGCCTCCTCTCTTGTCCTCTCTACAGCGTGCCTGTTCAGCCGGCCGATCGCCAATCTCACTACCGGGAATCCAGACCTCTCCACCTGGTTTCGGCTGATCTTCGTGGCGGGGATCCTGCAAGTCAACGCCTCCGTTGTCCTTCGGGTTTACCGGGCTGAACTCCGCTCGGTGGCCTTCTGTGCCATACAACTTGCGGCTTTTACCATCGGCCTCGTGCTCAACATCTACTTCCTGGCGGTTCTGCACACGGGTGTGAGGGGTGTCCTTTTCAGCGAGATCATTAGCTCTGCCTTCTTGTTTTTCACGAGCGCGTTTTTCCTGCGGGACTTCTTCACATTCTCTTTCTCATGGCCATTCCTGCGCGGAATGCTCCGCTTCGGGGCCCCGTTCATCCCGGCGTTCCTGTCCATGTGGGTCCTCACGGGCGCGGACCGTTATTTCCTGCAACATTTCAGCAGCGCTACGGAAGTCGGCCTCTATTCCTTAGGCATGCGGTTCGCCCTTATTCTGCAGTTCCTTTTCCGGACGCCACTGGATCAGAATTGGGCGGCCGTGTACTATCCGCTTGCCAAACAGCCCGGGGGTGAACGAGAGATCGGCAAGCTCGTCGCCTATGTCTATGCCGCAGGTTGTTTCCTGGCGCTCGGCATCGGTCTGTTCGCCGGACCCGCGATCCGGGTTTTGGCTTCCCCGGCTTTTCACGCCAGTCAACGAGTGGTACCCATTCTGCTCGCGGCAGTGCTCCTGAATGCTTTGAATCTCTGCGTCTCCGTCGGCGTCAACGTGGCAGGCCGGTCAGAGTTTACCTCCATGATCGCGCTCCCCGCAGCGGCACTCAATCTGCTCCTCAACTGGTGGTTGGTCCCCCCCTATGGAATGATGGGGGCAGCTGCAGCCACCGCATTCTCCTTTGCCGCCATGGTCGTGGCCCACTATTTGGTCAGTCAGAGGCTGTACCGAGTGGAATATGACTGGGGACGCATACTGAAGGCTACTCTTGCCCTGGCGGTCCCGGCCGCGATCCGCATCTCGGTGCCGACGCCGGTCTTGCCGGGCGAGATCGCGTTGGCCGTCGGACTCCTTGCTCTCTACCCGACGCTCCTCTTTGCCACTGGGTTCATTGGACCGTCGGAAGCGCGCTGGCTGAGGGAGCGAATTGAGCGCTCCGCACACAGACTGGGCGTCGCCCTGGGGGTAAGGACATGA